A genomic segment from Pollutimonas thiosulfatoxidans encodes:
- a CDS encoding acyclic terpene utilization AtuA family protein, whose translation MPQPIASGRSDVLYVGSAAGFSGDRTDATGPVVDALIKTAGPAVLIFETLAERTLALAQLARRQDPSAGYEPLLDDLLEPILGRCLTHGIRIVSNFGAANPKGAARHILAMAARLHLRAPRVAVVLGDDLLEDDELQWRARLPGRRVVSANAYLGAESIAQALHEGADIVVCGRVADPSLVLGPALAHFGWTMSDWDKLAGGTMAGHLLECGAQVCGGYYADPGIKDVPGLANIGFPVAEIHADGSCIIGKPAGTGGRIDTHGVKEQLLYEIHDPTAYMTPDVVADIGSATVTEVGPDRIRLAGVRGHPRPAELKVNICYENGWLAEGEISYAGARAEARARLAADILRERLAGLGKLRVDLIGVLSIFADDGGKSYTQQKPGHGRDVRLRVALSHQDRTAAERLAREVTALYTCGPAGGGGVRTSIRARLGLESHTVMRGHVRMRHVFIEH comes from the coding sequence TTGCCTCAACCCATCGCCTCCGGGCGTAGCGACGTCCTATATGTCGGTAGTGCCGCCGGGTTCTCGGGCGACCGCACCGATGCGACTGGACCCGTGGTCGATGCGCTCATCAAGACCGCCGGGCCGGCCGTCCTGATCTTCGAGACCTTGGCTGAACGCACCCTGGCGCTCGCGCAACTTGCCAGGCGCCAGGATCCCTCAGCGGGCTATGAGCCGCTGCTCGACGATCTGCTCGAGCCCATCCTGGGGCGCTGCCTCACGCACGGCATTCGGATCGTGAGCAACTTTGGCGCAGCCAATCCGAAAGGAGCGGCCCGACACATACTTGCGATGGCTGCGCGGCTCCATCTTCGAGCACCGCGCGTGGCGGTGGTTCTGGGCGATGATCTGCTCGAAGATGATGAATTGCAATGGCGGGCTCGCCTGCCCGGGCGCCGTGTGGTCAGCGCCAACGCCTACCTCGGAGCAGAGTCTATTGCCCAGGCCCTGCATGAAGGCGCCGACATCGTGGTCTGCGGTCGGGTAGCAGACCCGTCTCTGGTTTTGGGTCCCGCCTTGGCGCATTTTGGATGGACCATGAGCGACTGGGACAAGCTGGCCGGCGGCACAATGGCGGGCCACTTGCTGGAGTGCGGCGCGCAGGTTTGCGGCGGCTATTACGCCGATCCCGGGATCAAAGATGTGCCCGGCCTGGCCAACATCGGTTTCCCAGTGGCCGAAATCCATGCCGACGGCAGTTGCATTATCGGCAAGCCGGCGGGCACGGGCGGGCGCATTGATACGCATGGTGTAAAGGAACAACTGCTCTACGAAATACACGATCCAACGGCCTATATGACACCCGACGTCGTAGCTGACATCGGATCGGCCACCGTCACCGAAGTGGGGCCGGACCGAATCCGCCTTGCCGGGGTACGCGGACACCCCCGCCCCGCCGAGCTGAAAGTCAATATCTGCTATGAAAACGGCTGGTTGGCCGAGGGGGAAATCTCCTATGCCGGCGCAAGAGCCGAGGCAAGGGCCAGGCTGGCTGCTGATATCTTGCGCGAACGCCTGGCAGGGCTGGGAAAGTTGCGTGTAGACCTGATAGGCGTGCTGAGCATATTTGCTGATGATGGCGGGAAAAGCTATACGCAACAGAAGCCCGGCCATGGGCGCGACGTACGTCTGCGCGTGGCACTTAGCCATCAAGACCGCACAGCCGCAGAACGTCTGGCGCGCGAAGTTAC